ATCTCATCGTCATTCCACACGCGCAGCGCGCCCCAATGCACCCGGTCCCGGTCAAAATATTGACCGAAAGAGAAGTGGTGACGGGCGTTGAGCCAGCCATGGTTGGCATGGCCAAGCGTTTCAAATGGGCGTTTCTCCAACATGATATATCTCCTTCGGTGGATGGATGGGTTGAAAGGGTGGGTGCCGGCCGGAGGGTAGGGAGGCCAGCACCCGGGGGAAATCGATCGGCTCAGGCCGCCTGTGCCTGTGGCGCAGAGGCGATCCGGGCATTGTCGATGGCGAAGGCACCGCGACCGAGCAATGCCTGTACGATCAGTGCAACGGCCCAGAAAACCGGAAACTCCCAGCCGCCATTGGGGCTGGAGAACAGCCAGCCATTGGCCATGTGCGGCACGGTGGCGCCGATCATGAGTGGCACCAGGGCAAGCGCGACCATCCGGGTCTTGAAGCCGAGGATCAGTGCGGCACCGCCGATAATCTCTGCGGCGATGACCGGATAGGCGAGAAAGCCGGCAAAGCCGATGCTCTCGAAAAAGGCGGCGGTCCCTGCGGGGGTAAATACCAGCAGCTTGAGCAAGCCATGAGCGGCCATCATGGTGCCGAGCGAGACGCGCAGCAGCGCTGCGCCATAGGCCGTATAATCTGCGTCATCTGAAATTGTCTGTGTCATCATCTGTCTCCCAATGCGGTGAAGCGATACACAGGAGATAGAGATGATTATCAATGTATGGAATTGACGAAAACTATATACTGTCTATGCGTTAATGCATGGAAAAACTCGATTGGAACGACCTCCAGACATTTCTCGCCATTGCCGAGGCGGGCACGCTGTCCGCTGCGGCACGTCGGCTTGGCGTGACCCAGCCGACTATGGGGCGACGGCTGAAAGCACTGGAGCAACGCGCCGGGGCGCGGCTGTTGCAATCGATGCCGCGCGGTTTTGCGCTGACCCCGCTGGGCGAACGCGTGCTCGCGCATGCGGAAGCGATGCGAGAGCAGATGGATGCCGCCGAACGCGCGATCAGCGGCGGCGATATGCGGCTGGAGGGGGTGGTACGGATTACCACGGTCGAATTGCTGGCGGGGCATATCGTCGTTCCGGCCATGGCGGAACTGTGCCAGCAGCATCCCGGTATCAGCTTTGAGCTGGTTCCGGGTTCGCGCTCGTTCAGCCTGTCCAAGCGCGAGGCAGATATTGCGCTGCGCATTGCGCCCTTTGAGGGGCAGAGCGTTATCACCCGTCGTGTCGGCTATTTGCGGCATCGTCTCTATGCCTCGGTTGATCGCGCCGCGCGCCAGCCGCACAGGAGCGACTGGGGCGGCGATGTCCCTTTGGTCACGGTGATGGACGACCAGATGCACCTGCCGCAGATACGCTGGCTGCATCAGCAATTCCCGGAGGCGCATCTGTGCTTCCGCAGTAATGACCGGCTGCTCCAGGGTCAGGCGGTAGCGCTGGGTCTGGGGCTTGCACTGCTGCCGGAACTGGTCGAGCAGCTGTTGCCGGGGCTGGCTAGGGTCGAGATTGATGATCTGCCCGAACCGCCGCCCGTGCATCTTGGCGTGCATCGTGATTTGCGCAACACGCCGCGTATTCGCGCTGCGCTCGACGGGATTATTGCGCGCAGCGCCAAAACACTGGCCTGATTGGCCCCGCAGCGGCATAATCGCACCCCGGAAGGCAGTTTCGGAATATGGTTATGGAAAATAGCGCGCTGAAGACATGGCATCGTGAAGGTGCTGTCCTTCTGGACCGCTTTATCGATGAAGAAGAGATCATGGCGGTGCGCGATGACTGTGACAGTTTCTTCAACGAACGACGCAAAGGCCAGACAGCGACCGGAGACGCTGTCATCAAAAAGCGCGAGGGGCATATTGGTGTGTTCGATCCGGAACAGTTCATCAATATGGACCACATCCCCTTTCCGACTTCGCCTGCGCTGAACCTGATCGGTCTGCACCCCAGGCTGATGGCATTCGCGAGGGCAGCTCTGGGCACGGATGATGTGCGTCTCTATCAATGCGATGCATGGGCGAAATATACCGGTGAAGCCGATTACGATCAGCCCTTCCATTGTGACTTCAAGAACCACACGCTTACCGTTCCGGGCGATATGCCGGCGCAGCGCACTATCAACTTCATGATCTATGTTACCGATGTGACCGATGATCTGGGGGCGATCCACTATGTTCCGAACAGCGAGAGTGCGGAAGTGGTTGGCGAATATCGTACAATATTTCCGGAAGGGGCATTGGGCGCCGAATTGCATTCCGGAATGGGCGATGACTGGGCTGAAGGTAAGATTCGCAGCTTTGCCGGAGAAATGCAGACGGCGCTCAAGGAGAAAGAACGCTCAGGGGCGGCCGTTGCCGGTTCGGTTTTCGCCTATGGCATTGATGTCTATCATCGCGGCACCAATCTCACGCGCCCGGGTGGCCATCGCTACACGATCACCGCCAGCTACAAGGCTGCAGGGAATGACATGATCGGCTGGAGTGCATGGCCGTTCCACTTTCTCAAGCCGTGGGACGTCATCATCAACAATGCTACGCCGGAACAGTTGGCCTGTCTCGGTATCCCGCTGCCCGGCGACCCGTTCTGGACGTCGACGACATTGGCGCGGACACGCCTGCGCTGGCCCGGCTGGGACATGACGCC
Above is a genomic segment from Pseudomonadota bacterium containing:
- a CDS encoding LysR family transcriptional regulator produces the protein MEKLDWNDLQTFLAIAEAGTLSAAARRLGVTQPTMGRRLKALEQRAGARLLQSMPRGFALTPLGERVLAHAEAMREQMDAAERAISGGDMRLEGVVRITTVELLAGHIVVPAMAELCQQHPGISFELVPGSRSFSLSKREADIALRIAPFEGQSVITRRVGYLRHRLYASVDRAARQPHRSDWGGDVPLVTVMDDQMHLPQIRWLHQQFPEAHLCFRSNDRLLQGQAVALGLGLALLPELVEQLLPGLARVEIDDLPEPPPVHLGVHRDLRNTPRIRAALDGIIARSAKTLA
- a CDS encoding DoxX family protein, whose protein sequence is MTQTISDDADYTAYGAALLRVSLGTMMAAHGLLKLLVFTPAGTAAFFESIGFAGFLAYPVIAAEIIGGAALILGFKTRMVALALVPLMIGATVPHMANGWLFSSPNGGWEFPVFWAVALIVQALLGRGAFAIDNARIASAPQAQAA
- a CDS encoding phytanoyl-CoA dioxygenase family protein: MVMENSALKTWHREGAVLLDRFIDEEEIMAVRDDCDSFFNERRKGQTATGDAVIKKREGHIGVFDPEQFINMDHIPFPTSPALNLIGLHPRLMAFARAALGTDDVRLYQCDAWAKYTGEADYDQPFHCDFKNHTLTVPGDMPAQRTINFMIYVTDVTDDLGAIHYVPNSESAEVVGEYRTIFPEGALGAELHSGMGDDWAEGKIRSFAGEMQTALKEKERSGAAVAGSVFAYGIDVYHRGTNLTRPGGHRYTITASYKAAGNDMIGWSAWPFHFLKPWDVIINNATPEQLACLGIPLPGDPFWTSTTLARTRLRWPGWDMTPWLEAAGQ